The Ammospiza nelsoni isolate bAmmNel1 chromosome 27, bAmmNel1.pri, whole genome shotgun sequence genome contains a region encoding:
- the MADCAM1 gene encoding mucosal addressin cell adhesion molecule 1 isoform X1 has translation MKEGKTSAAAALWVMEPAPVLLLLLLGSLWGCSGECHGAESHPKPPSCSPRFTLQPQELPVPKPLLSQRWWLSPDPALSSCPGGPADRMVVTPREPVVPFGGSTELNCSLACAGGKVEWRGLDTALGTISSFSTHSILHIQHATVATEGMKFCEGKCHGKDYKESVTLKVYALPDTLSLEASPHTLRPGHPATLTCSATQVYPPTGLVLTWYRGHHVLENLTDPDCEDPDEEELCSIVSSLPVKGTEVAEGMEFRCEVTLRVGQETFSRVASLVARAEAVMTPAVATSTGSPSTATVATTALPPGPGVPTGDPTTTRDPNAGTTQDLAAVTNAPSTEPSVPQDPTASTHRADVATSTLPAATEPPLGTMPACSLQMRSLPPTGTRGRALRIECHARCTGNATVRWLRTPAALGQYREESAGSSSALRLDSAEPWHQGRYQCVLRGHHRAQVASLEVMVVDDSFSSSPAIAMGTAGSLLGLIATAAVSRRLWKWFRSR, from the exons ATGAAAGAAGGGAAAACcagcgctgctgctgccctgtgggtgATGGAGCCGGCTCctgttctcctcctcctcctcctcggctcgctgtggggctgcagcggTGAGTGCCATGGGGCCGAGAGCCACCCTAAACCCCCGAGCTGCTCTCCTCGCTTCACCCTACAGCCTCAGgagctccctgtccccaaaccGCTGCTGTCCCAGCGCTGGTGGCTGTCCCCTGACCCTGCACTTTCCTCCTGCCCAGGTGGCCCTGCTGACAGGATGGTGGTGACACCTCGGGAGCCCGTGGTGCCCTTTGGGGGCTCGACAGAGCTGAACTGCTCCCTGGCATGTGCAGGGGGCAAGGTGGAGTGGAGGgggctggacacagccctgggcaccatctcctccttctccacccACAGCATCCTGCACATCCAGCACGCCACGGTGGCCACGGAGGGCATGAAGTTCTGCGAGGGCAAATGCCATGGGAAGGACTACAAGGAAAGTGTCACACTGAAGGTTTATG CCCTCCCAGACACGCTGAGCCTGGAGGCATCTCCCCACACCCTGCGCCCAGGGCACCCTGCCACCCTGACCTGCTCAGCCACGCAGGTGTACCCCCCCACCGGGCTGGTCCTCACCTGGTACCGGGGCCACCACGTGCTGGAGAACCTTACAGACCCTGACTGCGAGGATCCTGATGAGGAGGAGCTGTGTAGCATCGTTTCCAGCCTGCCGGTGAAGGGCACAGAGGTGGCAGAAGGGATGGAGTTCAGGTGCGAGGTGACGCTGCGTGTCGGGCAGGAGACCTTCAGCAGGGTGGCATCTCTGGTGGCAAGGGCTGAGG CTGTGATGACACCAGCCGTGGCCACCTCCACGgggagccccagcacagccaccgTGGCCACCACAGCCCTCCCTCCAGGGCCAGGTGTCCCCACAGGTGACCCCACCACAACACGGGACCCCAATGCTGGCACCACTCAGGATCTGGCTGCTGTCACCAATGCCCCCTCCACGGAGCCCTCAGTGCCCCAGGACCCCACGGCAAGCACCCACAGGGCAGATGTGGCCACCAGCACCCTCCCTGCGGCGACAGAGCCACCTCTGGGGACAATGCCCGCCTGCAGCCTGCAGATGCGGTCGCTGCCTCCCACCGGGACGCGGGGCAGGGCTCTGCGCATCGAGTGCCACGCTCGGTGCACCGGGAACGCCACGGTGCGCTGGCTGCGGACCCCCGCAGCCCTCGGGCAGTACCGGGAGGAGTCTGCGGGCAGCAGCTCCGCCCTGCGGCTGGACAGCGCCGAGCCCTGGCACCAGGGACGCTACCAGTGCGTCCTGCGGGGCCACCACCGCGCCCAGGTGGCCAGCCTGGAGGTGATGGTGGTGGATG ATTCcttcagctccagccctgccatcgCCATGGGCACAGCGGGATCGCTCTTGGGGCTCATCGCCACCGCTGCCGTGTCCCGACGCCTGTGGAAGTGGTTCAGATCCCGGTAG
- the MADCAM1 gene encoding mucosal addressin cell adhesion molecule 1 isoform X2, whose protein sequence is MKEGKTSAAAALWVMEPAPVLLLLLLGSLWGCSGGPADRMVVTPREPVVPFGGSTELNCSLACAGGKVEWRGLDTALGTISSFSTHSILHIQHATVATEGMKFCEGKCHGKDYKESVTLKVYALPDTLSLEASPHTLRPGHPATLTCSATQVYPPTGLVLTWYRGHHVLENLTDPDCEDPDEEELCSIVSSLPVKGTEVAEGMEFRCEVTLRVGQETFSRVASLVARAEAVMTPAVATSTGSPSTATVATTALPPGPGVPTGDPTTTRDPNAGTTQDLAAVTNAPSTEPSVPQDPTASTHRADVATSTLPAATEPPLGTMPACSLQMRSLPPTGTRGRALRIECHARCTGNATVRWLRTPAALGQYREESAGSSSALRLDSAEPWHQGRYQCVLRGHHRAQVASLEVMVVDDSFSSSPAIAMGTAGSLLGLIATAAVSRRLWKWFRSR, encoded by the exons ATGAAAGAAGGGAAAACcagcgctgctgctgccctgtgggtgATGGAGCCGGCTCctgttctcctcctcctcctcctcggctcgctgtggggctgcagcg GTGGCCCTGCTGACAGGATGGTGGTGACACCTCGGGAGCCCGTGGTGCCCTTTGGGGGCTCGACAGAGCTGAACTGCTCCCTGGCATGTGCAGGGGGCAAGGTGGAGTGGAGGgggctggacacagccctgggcaccatctcctccttctccacccACAGCATCCTGCACATCCAGCACGCCACGGTGGCCACGGAGGGCATGAAGTTCTGCGAGGGCAAATGCCATGGGAAGGACTACAAGGAAAGTGTCACACTGAAGGTTTATG CCCTCCCAGACACGCTGAGCCTGGAGGCATCTCCCCACACCCTGCGCCCAGGGCACCCTGCCACCCTGACCTGCTCAGCCACGCAGGTGTACCCCCCCACCGGGCTGGTCCTCACCTGGTACCGGGGCCACCACGTGCTGGAGAACCTTACAGACCCTGACTGCGAGGATCCTGATGAGGAGGAGCTGTGTAGCATCGTTTCCAGCCTGCCGGTGAAGGGCACAGAGGTGGCAGAAGGGATGGAGTTCAGGTGCGAGGTGACGCTGCGTGTCGGGCAGGAGACCTTCAGCAGGGTGGCATCTCTGGTGGCAAGGGCTGAGG CTGTGATGACACCAGCCGTGGCCACCTCCACGgggagccccagcacagccaccgTGGCCACCACAGCCCTCCCTCCAGGGCCAGGTGTCCCCACAGGTGACCCCACCACAACACGGGACCCCAATGCTGGCACCACTCAGGATCTGGCTGCTGTCACCAATGCCCCCTCCACGGAGCCCTCAGTGCCCCAGGACCCCACGGCAAGCACCCACAGGGCAGATGTGGCCACCAGCACCCTCCCTGCGGCGACAGAGCCACCTCTGGGGACAATGCCCGCCTGCAGCCTGCAGATGCGGTCGCTGCCTCCCACCGGGACGCGGGGCAGGGCTCTGCGCATCGAGTGCCACGCTCGGTGCACCGGGAACGCCACGGTGCGCTGGCTGCGGACCCCCGCAGCCCTCGGGCAGTACCGGGAGGAGTCTGCGGGCAGCAGCTCCGCCCTGCGGCTGGACAGCGCCGAGCCCTGGCACCAGGGACGCTACCAGTGCGTCCTGCGGGGCCACCACCGCGCCCAGGTGGCCAGCCTGGAGGTGATGGTGGTGGATG ATTCcttcagctccagccctgccatcgCCATGGGCACAGCGGGATCGCTCTTGGGGCTCATCGCCACCGCTGCCGTGTCCCGACGCCTGTGGAAGTGGTTCAGATCCCGGTAG